One window of Neptuniibacter halophilus genomic DNA carries:
- a CDS encoding tripartite tricarboxylate transporter permease: MLDGIMTGLTTAVMPFNLMMVVVGCFAGTFIGMLPGLGPISAVALMIPITYGLDPSSGIILMAGVYYGAVFGGSTSSILINAPGCASTVVTSFDGYPLAQQKQAGKALALAAYSSFTGGTIGALVLLFAAPALASVSLSFQSSDYFALMILGLTAVAAFSGKGQVIKALIMTVFGLMIATVGTDVTSGTTRFTFGSVDLIDGISFLLLAMATFALTEVIMTVLKGQHREEEEQIDMSQLGSMKLSREEVKHVAPTIGRSSVFGFLIGILPGAGATIASFLAYGLERNLASAKEKLKFGKGALRGLAAPESANNAASTGSFVPLLTLGIPGSGTTAIMLGALIAYGIQPGPRLFLDNPDVFWSVIISMYFGNLVLLILNLPLIPYISRLLVIPRPILIPLILFFSITGVYLVSFNSFDIHLMAIITVIAIFLKLLEFPMAPMLLGFILGGLMENNLSRALTISDGSFAFLWERPLTLSIVIVAVVVLLLPPLLELYRRSKGVKQSTPGAECSVQEGEG, encoded by the coding sequence TGTTAGACGGAATTATGACCGGCCTGACCACTGCGGTTATGCCCTTTAACCTGATGATGGTCGTCGTTGGCTGCTTTGCCGGCACCTTTATCGGTATGCTCCCGGGCCTTGGCCCCATCTCAGCGGTTGCGCTGATGATCCCGATTACTTACGGACTGGATCCCTCATCCGGTATCATCCTGATGGCCGGTGTCTACTACGGCGCAGTGTTTGGCGGCTCCACCTCCTCCATCCTGATCAATGCGCCGGGCTGCGCCAGCACCGTGGTAACCTCCTTTGACGGCTACCCGCTGGCTCAGCAGAAACAGGCCGGTAAAGCGCTGGCACTGGCGGCTTACTCTTCATTCACCGGCGGTACGATCGGAGCACTGGTACTGCTGTTTGCCGCACCTGCTCTGGCGTCGGTTTCACTCAGTTTTCAGTCCAGCGATTACTTTGCACTGATGATTCTCGGCCTCACCGCGGTGGCTGCCTTCTCCGGTAAGGGTCAGGTCATCAAAGCGCTGATTATGACCGTATTCGGCCTGATGATTGCCACGGTCGGCACCGATGTCACCTCAGGCACCACTCGCTTTACCTTTGGCAGCGTTGATCTGATTGACGGTATCAGCTTCCTGCTGCTGGCAATGGCTACGTTCGCCCTGACCGAAGTGATTATGACCGTACTCAAAGGCCAGCACCGCGAGGAGGAAGAGCAGATCGACATGAGCCAGCTAGGCAGCATGAAGCTCAGCCGCGAGGAGGTGAAACACGTAGCACCAACCATCGGCCGCTCATCTGTCTTCGGTTTCCTGATCGGAATTCTGCCGGGTGCCGGTGCGACTATCGCGTCTTTCCTTGCCTATGGTCTGGAACGTAATCTGGCCTCTGCGAAAGAGAAACTGAAGTTCGGTAAAGGCGCTCTGCGCGGTCTGGCTGCGCCAGAATCTGCGAATAATGCCGCCTCAACCGGCTCCTTCGTGCCTTTGCTGACACTGGGTATTCCCGGCTCCGGCACCACGGCCATTATGCTCGGTGCGCTGATCGCTTACGGTATCCAGCCCGGCCCACGGCTGTTTCTGGATAACCCGGATGTTTTCTGGTCAGTTATTATCTCCATGTACTTTGGCAATCTGGTACTGCTGATCCTTAACCTGCCGTTGATTCCGTACATCTCCAGACTACTGGTGATCCCGCGGCCCATTCTGATTCCGCTGATTCTGTTCTTCTCGATCACCGGCGTCTATCTGGTCAGCTTCAATAGCTTTGATATTCACCTGATGGCGATCATCACCGTGATAGCGATCTTCCTGAAACTGCTGGAGTTCCCGATGGCACCGATGCTGCTGGGCTTTATCCTCGGCGGCCTGATGGAGAACAACCTGAGCCGGGCACTGACGATCTCCGATGGCAGCTTCGCTTTCCTCTGGGAGCGGCCACTGACCCTCAGTATCGTTATCGTCGCGGTTGTGGTTCTGCTGCTGCCTCCGCTGCTGGAGCTCTATCGCCGCTCGAAAGGTGTGAAACAGAGCACTCCGGGGGCCGAGTGTTCGGTACAGGAGGGTGAAGGTTAA